The Patescibacteria group bacterium genome window below encodes:
- the secF gene encoding protein translocase subunit SecF — protein sequence MDTINFMKYKLIYLAISSLVIIPGVISLFIWGLKPSIDFTGGSLWEIKFEKPTEINTINKIFQEQNLEHLPIQVSGNNQFLIRMAPISEEEKNRAKQRLADNFGVVDEIRFETVGPTLGKELLIKTLTGVILAAIAILSYVGWRFKDKMYGVCAVIAMFHDSLVLLGTFSLLGHFLNVEVGTLFVTAVLTVLSFSVHDTVVVYDRIRESTAHSKNRSMGDLANKAITETMTRSLNNSLTIIFMLTALTVLGGITVKWFAVALLIGTISGTYSSPFVAVPLLVVVSGVSKKGDSLVKS from the coding sequence ATGGACACAATCAACTTTATGAAATACAAATTAATATATCTTGCCATATCCAGCCTTGTAATTATTCCCGGCGTTATTAGCCTTTTTATTTGGGGACTAAAACCATCCATTGATTTTACCGGCGGAAGTTTATGGGAAATAAAATTTGAAAAACCAACCGAAATAAACACCATTAATAAGATATTCCAAGAACAAAATTTGGAACATTTGCCTATACAAGTTTCTGGGAACAATCAATTTTTGATAAGAATGGCGCCTATTTCCGAGGAAGAGAAAAACAGAGCAAAACAAAGGTTGGCGGATAATTTTGGGGTTGTGGATGAAATTAGATTTGAAACTGTGGGGCCTACTCTGGGAAAAGAGCTTTTAATTAAAACCTTAACCGGAGTTATTTTGGCGGCAATTGCTATTTTAAGCTATGTGGGTTGGCGATTTAAAGACAAAATGTACGGGGTGTGCGCGGTAATTGCTATGTTTCACGATAGCCTTGTTTTGCTTGGAACTTTTTCACTTCTGGGACATTTTCTAAATGTTGAAGTGGGCACGCTTTTTGTTACCGCAGTTTTAACAGTATTAAGCTTTAGCGTTCACGATACTGTAGTTGTTTATGACCGAATAAGAGAAAGTACCGCGCATAGCAAAAACAGGAGCATGGGGGATTTGGCGAATAAAGCCATAACCGAAACAATGACGCGGTCGTTAAATAATTCGTTAACCATAATATTTATGTTAACGGCGCTTACGGTTCTTGGAGGAATAACAGTTAAGTGGTTTGCAGTGGCGCTTTTAATTGGAACCATATCAGGAACATACTCCTCACCGTTTGTGGCGGTTCCATTGCTAGTGGTGGTAAGCGGGGTTTCGAAAAAAGGAGACTCCTTAGTTAAATCCTGA
- the secD gene encoding protein translocase subunit SecD codes for MNKTRSLGLFILAITIITLLIDIPKIRIRDTEIGGYSIDILNGKFKRDLNIRKGLDLAGGVHVVLQADMENIAKEDRVSAIDAAKKVIERRVNLYGVSEPTVQTAKIGDSYRILVELPGIYNTQDAISLIGTTAKLNFRELVEGKDLQTATIADFVDTDLSGGDLKKALVSFNQQTNEPEVGLEFTQSGAEKFGEITKKNLQKPLAIFLDNSLLTAPTVQAVITDGSAIISGKFTLDEAKSYVIQLNAGALPVSVKVIEQRNIGATLGADSVKRSLVAGGVGLFLVAVFMIGMYGKLGILAVIALFIYSLITLAIYKLIPVVLTLPGLAGFILSIGMAVDSNILIFERIKEERRLGKPLGLSMELGFGRAWDSIRDANISTLITCFVLFNPLNWSFLVNAGPVRGFALTLFLGVVISLFTGIIVTRNLIRIFYKG; via the coding sequence AATACGAATTCGCGATACCGAAATTGGGGGGTACTCCATTGATATTCTAAATGGAAAATTTAAACGGGATTTAAACATTAGAAAGGGGCTTGATTTAGCGGGAGGCGTTCATGTTGTTTTGCAGGCGGATATGGAAAACATTGCCAAAGAGGATAGAGTTTCCGCTATAGACGCCGCAAAAAAAGTTATAGAAAGAAGAGTTAATTTATACGGCGTTTCAGAACCCACCGTTCAAACCGCTAAAATTGGAGACTCCTATAGAATACTTGTGGAACTTCCCGGCATATATAACACTCAAGACGCCATAAGCCTTATCGGAACCACCGCTAAACTTAATTTTAGAGAACTGGTTGAGGGAAAAGACCTGCAAACTGCCACCATTGCCGATTTTGTGGATACGGATTTATCCGGGGGAGACCTTAAAAAGGCTCTTGTTTCGTTTAATCAGCAAACCAATGAACCCGAAGTTGGGCTTGAATTTACGCAAAGCGGGGCGGAAAAATTTGGAGAAATAACCAAAAAAAATCTGCAAAAACCGCTCGCTATATTTTTAGACAACTCCCTTTTAACCGCGCCCACGGTGCAAGCGGTAATAACTGACGGAAGCGCGATAATATCCGGAAAATTTACATTAGACGAAGCGAAATCGTATGTAATTCAACTTAACGCTGGGGCTCTACCTGTTTCGGTAAAAGTGATTGAACAAAGAAATATCGGCGCCACCTTGGGAGCGGATTCCGTAAAAAGAAGTTTGGTTGCGGGAGGAGTGGGACTTTTTTTGGTTGCCGTTTTTATGATAGGAATGTACGGGAAACTTGGTATTCTGGCTGTTATAGCTTTGTTTATTTATAGTTTAATCACTTTGGCGATATACAAACTAATTCCCGTTGTTTTAACTTTGCCGGGGTTGGCGGGGTTTATTCTTTCAATAGGTATGGCCGTGGACAGCAATATCTTAATATTTGAAAGAATAAAAGAAGAAAGACGGCTTGGAAAACCTCTTGGTCTTTCTATGGAACTAGGATTTGGACGAGCGTGGGACTCAATTAGAGACGCTAATATTTCAACACTTATTACTTGTTTTGTTTTATTTAATCCTCTCAATTGGTCTTTTTTGGTAAACGCAGGTCCAGTTAGAGGTTTTGCTTTAACCTTGTTTTTGGGAGTGGTAATATCGTTATTTACAGGGATAATAGTTACCAGAAATTTGATTAGGATTTTTTATAAGGGATAA